A stretch of Myroides oncorhynchi DNA encodes these proteins:
- a CDS encoding DUF1963 domain-containing protein: MYDKPFDIIKFSADKRQYIPASLGRQSWMKETDVLHTEIDIPLGQSRYGGPVIDLPPGVDHPEGLYYTGQLDLALCSPHDKTGLLPKTGQLIFFADIMTDTGKVIYTDIPNHQLVRHIVEHEDNFFYGVLINEITADTEPFSDRYREPEDEYEEDDVDEDGMYWDYFGGTYLSKIFGIFTHCQLGKEEIEEFIHSDKIVLWQIGENNFNDDGVFSVLIKEEDLKNRNFEHCEFYWAQS, encoded by the coding sequence ATGTACGATAAACCCTTTGATATTATAAAATTTTCGGCTGATAAACGTCAGTATATCCCAGCTTCTCTAGGGAGACAAAGTTGGATGAAAGAAACAGATGTGTTACACACAGAGATAGATATTCCACTAGGACAATCTCGCTATGGCGGTCCTGTAATCGATTTACCTCCTGGAGTAGATCATCCTGAAGGATTATACTATACAGGTCAATTAGATTTGGCGCTATGTTCTCCACATGATAAAACAGGGTTATTACCAAAGACGGGGCAACTTATCTTCTTTGCAGACATCATGACTGATACAGGAAAGGTCATCTATACAGATATACCTAATCATCAATTGGTAAGACATATCGTAGAGCATGAGGACAATTTCTTCTATGGGGTACTTATTAATGAAATCACTGCTGATACAGAGCCTTTCTCTGATCGATATAGAGAGCCTGAAGATGAATATGAAGAAGACGATGTAGATGAGGATGGAATGTACTGGGACTACTTCGGAGGAACCTATCTATCTAAAATATTCGGTATATTCACTCATTGTCAATTAGGTAAGGAAGAAATAGAAGAGTTTATTCATTCTGATAAGATAGTACTGTGGCAGATAGGAGAGAACAACTTTAATGATGATGGGGTGTTCAGTGTACTGATCAAAGAAGAGGACTTAAAAAACCGAAACTTTGAGCACTGTGAGTTCTATTGGGCACAGTCATAA